CTCGACACGCGCGGCGTCGAGATCGGACCCCGCGGCGTCGAACGAACACGGTTCTCGCTTCACATTCGCAACGAGCACACCGACGAGACACTGCTGATCGATGCCAGTCCGGACTTTCGGCGGCAATTTCTCCGCGAGGACTTCGATCCCCCGGATGCCGCTCTTATCACGCACGTCCACTTCGACCACCTCGACGGGCTGGGCAACGCCTATCGGCTCTGTCGAGAGCTGCCGGTATACGCCTCGGGCGTGGTCGATCCGGAAACGGGCCAAAGCGTCGCCGAACACGTCCGTGATCGCTACGACTACCTCGACCCGCTCGATGTCCGGGCTCGCCAGCCGTTCGAGTCGTTTTCGGTCTGTGGACTCACGATCCGACTGGTGCCTGTCGACCACCCCCCGCTCGATACGTACGGCGTGGTCGTCGAAGATCCCAACACCGGCGGGCAACTCTCGGTTACGGGCGATACGAGCTATCAGCTTCCAGCTGAATCGAAGGACGTACTGGCCGAGCCAGACTTGCTCGTCGCAGACGGGATCCTCCCGGCGGATCGCTGTGAGTCCCACCCGGCCGGGGGAACCCATCACGACGAGCACGGCGTCCCGATGACCTATGGCACCAAGCATATGACCATCGAGGGAACGCAATCCCTTGCTGCCGATCTCGGCGCGACCGAGATGCGTGTCGTCCACCTCTCACACTATCTCCCGGCTGAGACAGCGTTCGACCGTCCGCTTGGTGTCGACGGCGAGCGGTTCTCACTGTGAGTGTGGCCGAGCCTCTCTCGGAACTGGCACTCGACGCCCAGCATAAGGCCTTTGTGCTGGCGACCGAAGCCAGCGCATGGACATCGATTCGGAGCTCGATCCGGCGACGGTCGAAGGGTTGCCCGCCCAGCGGCCCCTCGTCGCGATCGGCCTCGCCGCCGTCGTCGCGACGGTCGTCTACCTGGCGATCCAGCTGGCGATGGATGGGACGGTCGAACTCGTCGAAACAGCCGCGTTTACGATCGTCTTCACTGGCGTCTACGTCGCTTTCTTGTACCTCCGACGCCAGCTCCAGACGTCCGAATCGTAATTCACTCGTAGCGATCGAGCCCCGCCTGCCGTCGTGTCCGCCCTTCTGGATCGGGCCGCCACGGACTGGCGTTGGCCCGTCTTGCCGTCAGATCGACAGGCGGACACTCGCCCGACTCGTATCCCCGACAATCCGGCCCGCACTCACTCGCCGGGTCGACGATCCGACCGGCCCATTCGCAGTATGGGGCTGTCTCGGTCGGGCCATCACCGGGGACACACCGTGTACAGCCCGGATAGTCGAACGTGCGCCACCCTTTCCCGTATGCACGCTCGGCAAGTCGGCGACGCGCCCGTGCCTTCTCACTTGGTGAGACTGTTCGAATGTCAGTCTGTCCCGGCATTCGATCGAGGATTTCGATGCCCGTCCGGTCGGTAGCAAGCGACGTCGGATCCCTGAGGACGTCTCGCTCACCCGACTCGGGATCGAACTGCCAGATGCCGACTTCTTCGGGGATCCGGTTTCGGTGGGCACCGGTCACGTGGGAGGCCGTCGCCAGCACGACCGCATCGAAGATACCCAGCGAGACGTCGGTCTGGAGTTGGCCCTGGAGATCGCCAGGCCGGTCGAGATCCGGCTTGTTCTCGATGCCGACGAGTCGGTCGAACCACCGTTCGGGATAGCGACACACTTGCCGGACTGCCGGGTCACCACCGACCCGCTCGCGCTCGAAAAAGCCCGCTTGCACGGCCCGCTCGACGAGCCGCCCGCGTTGCTCGGGACGCCGATCTGGAAAGACATCTCGGAGCGCCCTGGCAGTCCCCGGGCCGACTGGCGCCTCGATCGCGGCGGATGGGATCGTCCCATCGGTGATCGCGGCCCGACGATCGACGGCTGGCCCCGGCTCGATGGCGACGACATCGATGATGCGACGG
The sequence above is drawn from the Halorhabdus sp. CBA1104 genome and encodes:
- a CDS encoding DUF5787 family protein → MREYAFELALCGAIEDEETLVARQLGAHVQGRRIIDVVAIEPGPAVDRRAAITDGTIPSAAIEAPVGPGTARALRDVFPDRRPEQRGRLVERAVQAGFFERERVGGDPAVRQVCRYPERWFDRLVGIENKPDLDRPGDLQGQLQTDVSLGIFDAVVLATASHVTGAHRNRIPEEVGIWQFDPESGERDVLRDPTSLATDRTGIEILDRMPGQTDIRTVSPSEKARARRRLAERAYGKGWRTFDYPGCTRCVPGDGPTETAPYCEWAGRIVDPASECGPDCRGYESGECPPVDLTARRANASPWRPDPEGRTRRQAGLDRYE
- a CDS encoding MBL fold metallo-hydrolase, whose protein sequence is MEVTLLGTGDTTGTPTVGCDCAVCHRARNPEPSLRDKLDTRGVEIGPRGVERTRFSLHIRNEHTDETLLIDASPDFRRQFLREDFDPPDAALITHVHFDHLDGLGNAYRLCRELPVYASGVVDPETGQSVAEHVRDRYDYLDPLDVRARQPFESFSVCGLTIRLVPVDHPPLDTYGVVVEDPNTGGQLSVTGDTSYQLPAESKDVLAEPDLLVADGILPADRCESHPAGGTHHDEHGVPMTYGTKHMTIEGTQSLAADLGATEMRVVHLSHYLPAETAFDRPLGVDGERFSL